In the genome of Spirochaeta cellobiosiphila DSM 17781, one region contains:
- a CDS encoding DUF4954 family protein: MTKQINNKLSHWKKSFENNVLPNQVKCRLLTIIEKNQLISQGNRIKSGTIFVVEDDWEPSDVWFSQFSGVIILAHGSQISYSSLHNVIISNSVIIEYCSRLSMIFVGSHSTIIQSQIMSYRESSYGLGRYIDVGIETGGRSISFFPEMNLANLKMSDEELPKGYCYIGSHSSINNTKKIVDSYIGDFSTVDCAQVVDNSFILSSKQEPVIISNGSILRNSLVQWGACVTDMAIVEDSALLEHSHVERHGKVFSSVIGPNTGIAEGEVTSSLVGPFVGFHHQSLLIAAWWPEGRGNVAYGANIGSNHTSRMPDQEILPGEGIFFGLDSAVKYPCNFVESPYSIIAFGVTMQPQRVSLPFSLFKHQEEHPHDVRADFNRIIPAWVLSDNIYGVMRNEGKYKKRDKSKRLLWDHRIFRKEIVDKMWIGREKLLKLSGKDVYTYYDDTHLGKNYLLESDRIRAIETYEFYIEYYCLMGYTQAVLEQPGIDWPYQKDLMDRFNWMARGKESNLKRYITILTLIGEHILKSRQKDDRRGEKIIDDYHDTHAPAEEDPFVISFRSRLANEENKISLYLDKKAQTIT, encoded by the coding sequence ATGACGAAGCAAATAAATAATAAACTAAGCCATTGGAAAAAAAGTTTTGAAAATAATGTTCTACCAAATCAAGTAAAATGTAGATTACTTACTATTATTGAAAAGAACCAATTAATAAGCCAGGGTAATAGAATAAAATCGGGTACTATCTTTGTTGTTGAAGATGACTGGGAGCCTTCAGATGTTTGGTTTTCTCAGTTTTCAGGAGTAATAATTTTAGCTCATGGCTCTCAAATATCTTATAGTTCATTGCACAATGTTATTATAAGCAACTCTGTTATCATTGAATATTGTTCCAGGCTTTCAATGATCTTTGTAGGTAGCCATTCTACTATTATACAATCACAAATAATGTCCTACAGAGAAAGTTCTTATGGTTTAGGACGCTATATCGATGTTGGTATTGAAACAGGAGGTCGGAGCATAAGTTTCTTTCCTGAAATGAATTTAGCCAATCTAAAAATGTCTGACGAAGAGTTGCCTAAAGGGTATTGTTATATTGGTAGTCACAGTTCTATCAATAATACAAAGAAAATAGTTGATTCCTATATAGGAGATTTTTCCACAGTAGATTGTGCACAAGTTGTGGATAATTCTTTCATTCTCAGTTCTAAACAAGAGCCAGTTATCATAAGTAATGGTTCTATTCTTCGCAATTCCTTAGTTCAATGGGGAGCTTGTGTAACAGATATGGCGATCGTTGAAGATTCAGCTTTGTTAGAACATAGTCATGTTGAAAGGCATGGGAAGGTATTTTCCAGTGTTATTGGTCCAAATACTGGTATTGCAGAAGGTGAAGTAACATCCTCTTTGGTAGGACCTTTTGTTGGTTTCCATCATCAGTCCTTACTGATAGCCGCATGGTGGCCAGAAGGTAGAGGTAATGTCGCCTATGGAGCCAATATAGGATCAAATCACACATCCCGAATGCCTGATCAGGAGATATTGCCAGGGGAAGGTATCTTTTTTGGGTTGGATTCCGCAGTAAAGTATCCCTGTAACTTTGTTGAATCTCCTTATAGTATCATAGCCTTTGGTGTGACTATGCAACCGCAAAGGGTTAGTCTGCCTTTCAGTTTATTTAAACATCAAGAAGAACATCCTCATGATGTTCGAGCTGACTTTAATAGAATTATTCCGGCGTGGGTTCTCTCTGACAATATTTATGGTGTAATGCGTAATGAAGGAAAGTATAAAAAGAGAGATAAATCAAAAAGGCTCCTATGGGATCATCGAATCTTTCGTAAAGAGATTGTGGATAAAATGTGGATAGGACGTGAAAAACTACTTAAATTATCTGGAAAAGATGTGTATACATACTATGATGACACTCATTTAGGTAAGAACTACCTTTTAGAGTCTGATCGTATTAGAGCCATTGAAACCTACGAATTTTATATAGAATATTACTGTTTAATGGGATATACCCAGGCTGTTCTAGAACAACCTGGTATTGATTGGCCTTACCAGAAGGACTTAATGGATAGGTTTAATTGGATGGCTAGAGGGAAAGAAAGTAATTTAAAAAGATATATCACTATTTTAACATTAATTGGTGAACATATCCTTAAAAGCCGTCAAAAGGATGATCGAAGGGGAGAGAAAATCATCGATGATTATCATGATACTCATGCTCCTGCAGAAGAAGATCCCTTTGTTATTAGTTTTAGATCTCGTCTTGCTAATGAAGAGAACAAGATTAGCCTTTATTTAGATAAAAAAGCTCAGACCATTACCTAG
- a CDS encoding glycosyltransferase: MKIAIFTDTFYPMVNGVVTAILNTARPLADRGHRIYIVTPKINKEDDFHYPGITIIRLSSLPATFYEDFRWTTVRSTSTYRKLRKEGVQLVHFMTPFTASYLGIKIGRLLKVPVIGTFHTFISDPAYYEHMFNKIWKPTEPVVWKYTNFYYNAADLVTAPSPSTLKSMHENGCHVEGKVISNGISPDIFDNTNWKEFKKTHNLGEKVILYFGRLAQEKNLLTVVRGFAKAWESDSELQLLLIGDGPQRKDVENIIKNQPYESNVMMLGSIPYSTLIKSGVFKAAKLFVSASKTENQPMTILESQVNGLVCIGANARGIPDLIEDGVNGLLFHPDKPEELADRITTITSNPDLYEKFKANTITHIKDHTVDAVSKTWEDLYSKMIEDYANGAYPIKDYLHLKKILSIAKDFKFDFSKKKKD; the protein is encoded by the coding sequence ATGAAGATTGCTATTTTTACAGATACTTTTTATCCCATGGTTAATGGGGTAGTTACCGCAATCCTTAATACGGCTAGGCCATTAGCAGATCGTGGACACAGAATATATATTGTTACTCCAAAAATAAATAAAGAGGATGATTTTCATTATCCTGGTATCACTATCATTCGATTGTCTTCTTTGCCAGCTACTTTTTATGAAGATTTTAGATGGACGACAGTTAGGAGTACTTCTACTTATAGAAAGCTTAGAAAAGAAGGTGTTCAATTAGTCCATTTCATGACCCCTTTTACTGCTTCTTACTTAGGTATTAAAATTGGTAGACTTCTTAAAGTACCCGTAATAGGTACATTTCATACCTTCATATCTGATCCAGCATATTATGAACACATGTTTAATAAAATATGGAAACCTACTGAACCTGTTGTATGGAAATATACTAACTTTTACTATAATGCAGCAGACTTAGTCACAGCACCAAGTCCTAGTACTCTAAAATCCATGCATGAAAACGGATGCCATGTAGAAGGTAAAGTGATATCCAACGGAATTAGTCCTGATATTTTTGATAACACAAATTGGAAAGAGTTCAAAAAAACACATAACCTTGGAGAAAAAGTAATTTTATATTTTGGTAGATTAGCCCAAGAAAAGAACTTACTTACTGTAGTTCGTGGCTTTGCAAAGGCATGGGAAAGTGATTCAGAACTGCAGTTATTACTAATTGGTGATGGTCCACAAAGAAAAGACGTTGAAAACATTATTAAAAATCAACCTTATGAATCAAATGTTATGATGTTAGGATCTATCCCTTATTCTACTCTGATCAAATCAGGTGTTTTTAAAGCTGCCAAGTTATTTGTCTCAGCATCAAAAACAGAAAATCAACCTATGACTATTCTGGAATCCCAAGTAAATGGCTTAGTTTGTATTGGTGCTAATGCAAGAGGAATTCCAGACCTAATAGAAGATGGAGTGAATGGTTTACTATTCCATCCTGATAAACCAGAAGAATTAGCTGATAGAATTACTACGATAACATCAAATCCTGATTTATACGAAAAGTTTAAAGCTAATACCATAACCCATATAAAAGACCATACTGTAGATGCAGTATCAAAAACATGGGAAGATCTTTATAGTAAAATGATTGAAGATTACGCCAATGGAGCTTATCCAATAAAGGATTACTTACATCTTAAAAAAATCCTTAGCATAGCTAAGGACTTTAAGTTTGACTTCTCAAAGAAGAAAAAAGACTAA
- a CDS encoding DUF6675 family protein, which yields MKKYALILILSILSTSLFCQSWSDITKGTSLSNEKKPENIMVWSKDLDSYKKISLIPNSSEKNTIEKAIKNIKPNVISETLIYIPKYSDDNIKLELFNSLRSISKFVDIDYWNWNKQKMRDMFDYSRVISNKNDLTPQNDPLEVNVKNDKIYVDQEMEPFSRFVSEYKYQSKANIFTFTGTNITPIKYDWFTAVKPGNMLTYFQIYYGSDFTVIYGVGGVDVFDGFGTLKNKISDPFYYRTNGLFEWYLEEHIKPIFAMEQDNE from the coding sequence TTGAAAAAGTATGCATTAATTCTGATATTATCCATTCTTAGTACATCATTATTTTGCCAATCTTGGTCTGACATAACTAAAGGTACGAGTCTCTCAAATGAAAAAAAACCAGAAAACATTATGGTATGGAGTAAAGATCTAGATAGTTATAAGAAGATATCCCTCATTCCCAATAGTTCTGAAAAAAATACTATTGAGAAGGCCATTAAAAATATAAAACCTAATGTAATATCTGAAACATTGATTTATATTCCGAAATATAGTGATGACAATATTAAGCTTGAACTATTTAATTCATTAAGATCAATTTCAAAATTCGTAGATATAGACTATTGGAATTGGAATAAACAAAAAATGAGAGATATGTTTGACTATTCTAGAGTGATATCTAATAAGAATGATTTGACTCCACAGAATGATCCGCTTGAAGTGAATGTTAAAAATGATAAAATCTATGTTGATCAAGAAATGGAACCATTTTCAAGATTTGTGTCTGAATATAAATATCAAAGCAAAGCAAATATATTTACTTTTACTGGAACAAATATAACACCCATTAAGTATGATTGGTTTACGGCTGTAAAACCTGGAAATATGCTGACTTACTTTCAGATTTATTATGGTAGTGACTTTACTGTAATATATGGTGTAGGTGGTGTTGATGTGTTTGATGGTTTTGGAACTTTAAAAAATAAAATATCAGATCCTTTTTATTATCGGACAAATGGTCTTTTTGAATGGTATCTGGAAGAACACATAAAACCTATATTTGCAATGGAGCAAGATAATGAATAA
- a CDS encoding GDP-mannose 4,6-dehydratase — protein MNILITGAAGFIGSNLSKKLVNDHYVIGIDNFDPFYSRLIKDNNIEPLNSNPRFEFYETDILDSKFNKIIETNNIDIIFHLAGKAGVRPSIEDPVGYTKNNIEATVKLMELASQNSISDIVFASSSSVYGNNDKVPFSENDRVDFPISPYAATKKACELLTHTYAKTKDMRIAAMRFFTVYGPGQRPDLAINKFTRMIDEGTPIPFYGDGTTERDYTFIDDIVHGLENVMDWLLNQPRGTWDVFNLGESQTTSLSSLVTLIQNALGKKAIIDRQPMQLGDVQRTFADISKSKKTFGFNPKTKITEGIPLYVEYYKSQKEL, from the coding sequence TTGAATATATTGATTACAGGAGCTGCAGGATTTATTGGATCTAATCTTTCAAAAAAGTTAGTAAATGATCATTATGTTATAGGAATTGATAACTTTGATCCTTTCTATTCAAGATTAATTAAAGATAACAATATAGAACCATTGAACTCAAATCCTAGATTTGAGTTCTATGAAACTGATATATTAGATTCAAAATTTAATAAAATTATTGAAACAAATAATATAGATATTATCTTCCATTTGGCAGGTAAAGCTGGAGTACGTCCCTCCATTGAAGACCCTGTTGGTTATACTAAGAATAATATTGAGGCCACTGTTAAACTAATGGAATTAGCTTCTCAAAATAGTATTTCTGATATTGTTTTTGCTTCTTCTTCCAGTGTTTATGGAAATAATGATAAAGTTCCTTTTTCTGAAAATGATAGAGTCGATTTCCCTATTTCTCCCTATGCAGCGACAAAAAAGGCTTGTGAGTTATTGACCCATACTTATGCTAAAACCAAAGACATGCGTATTGCTGCAATGAGATTTTTTACAGTATATGGGCCGGGCCAAAGACCAGATCTGGCAATAAATAAGTTTACAAGAATGATAGATGAGGGTACTCCCATTCCTTTCTATGGGGATGGTACAACAGAAAGAGACTACACCTTTATTGATGATATTGTTCATGGTTTGGAAAATGTTATGGATTGGTTACTAAATCAACCAAGAGGAACCTGGGATGTATTTAATTTAGGAGAATCACAAACAACAAGTCTTTCTTCCTTAGTTACACTTATTCAGAATGCTTTAGGTAAAAAGGCTATCATTGATAGACAACCAATGCAGTTAGGTGATGTACAAAGAACCTTCGCTGATATTAGTAAGAGTAAAAAAACTTTTGGATTTAATCCAAAAACAAAGATTACTGAGGGGATACCCTTATACGTTGAATACTATAAATCACAAAAGGAGTTATAA
- a CDS encoding glycosyltransferase family 4 protein, whose product MKIAYIITRGDHFGGAQIHVRDMCIHLLKLGHQVEVIVGSRGDFTKQLESHNIPFYHIQELQRSISPIKDYVAYRKIRSVIIKNNYDILSTHTSKAGIVGRYAAHKLKTKVIFTAHGWAFTDGVGDFKQKVYAAIERHFSRFCDRIITVSRNDFDLALRFNVATEKKMKVIHNGLPLLEEIKREFKEAFTSDNPLQMVMVSRFQKQKDHFTLLKALKELKGLYWVCNFIGDGPLENSVKKMVHEYGLEKQVVFHNKRNDVPDFLKKVDLFLLISNWEGFPRSTLEAMRASLPVIVSDVGGSRESIIEDKTGFIVPHGDNIIVKERIEYFLNNPKDVLNFGLEGRKHYVENFTFATMFDKTFTLYKSVLGV is encoded by the coding sequence ATGAAAATAGCCTATATAATAACACGTGGTGACCACTTTGGTGGAGCCCAAATTCATGTACGTGATATGTGTATACATTTATTAAAGTTAGGCCATCAAGTGGAAGTCATTGTTGGGAGTAGAGGTGATTTTACTAAACAATTAGAAAGCCATAATATTCCCTTTTATCATATACAAGAATTGCAAAGAAGTATTTCTCCTATAAAGGATTACGTGGCATATCGAAAAATTCGATCTGTCATTATTAAGAATAATTATGATATTTTATCAACTCATACTTCAAAAGCTGGAATTGTAGGAAGATATGCTGCACATAAGTTAAAGACAAAGGTTATTTTTACTGCTCATGGTTGGGCTTTTACTGATGGGGTCGGTGATTTTAAACAAAAAGTTTATGCAGCAATTGAAAGACATTTTAGTAGATTTTGTGACAGGATAATAACGGTCTCACGAAACGACTTTGATTTGGCTTTAAGGTTTAATGTTGCAACTGAAAAAAAAATGAAAGTTATTCATAATGGATTACCTCTCTTGGAAGAGATAAAAAGAGAGTTCAAAGAAGCTTTTACATCAGATAATCCCCTTCAAATGGTAATGGTTTCTAGGTTTCAGAAGCAGAAAGATCATTTTACATTGTTAAAAGCGTTGAAGGAACTAAAGGGCTTATATTGGGTATGTAATTTTATCGGTGATGGTCCCCTGGAAAACTCTGTAAAAAAAATGGTCCATGAATATGGATTGGAAAAACAAGTTGTATTCCATAATAAAAGAAATGATGTACCGGACTTTCTCAAAAAAGTAGATCTATTTTTACTTATTAGTAATTGGGAAGGATTTCCAAGAAGTACACTAGAAGCTATGAGAGCCTCTCTGCCAGTAATTGTAAGTGATGTAGGCGGTTCTCGTGAGTCCATCATTGAAGATAAAACGGGTTTTATTGTACCTCATGGTGACAATATTATTGTTAAAGAACGTATAGAGTATTTTCTAAATAACCCCAAGGATGTTCTCAATTTTGGATTAGAAGGTCGAAAGCATTATGTAGAAAATTTCACATTTGCAACAATGTTTGATAAGACATTTACCTTATATAAGTCTGTATTAGGAGTTTAA
- a CDS encoding sugar transferase — MKSQTQKFFMFLGDYSMLQLSLLVTIFIRYGNSFTNLVWWQHIVSFTWLFIVWCIVFYAWDLYSLIRKWSHKNYFFAIVMNVFISMGLFYIVPQFGITPKTNLILQSIIFTVLFYFWRFIFNKVFNYIGHIKNVVIIGGDENSLLLVKSLHKNHKLGYKPVAILLDKEINKPEEIINKGTVLFRDIEKLEQFISQNEIHTVVISENWYQSIKRNLYDLIPQKINFYNISSFWEEYNRTIPIYATNEIWFLENLRGSSKEFFEVIKRLEDILLSLIMLPIILPLSIIAAFLVKITSKGPILYSQIRIGKGGKEYRIYKFRSMKIDAEKYGAQWSTKNDPRVTKVGRFLRATRIDEFPQLFNVLKGDMSLIGPRPERPEFVKELVKQIPHYNLRHLVKPGLTGWAQVNMEYTDTISDTGRKLEYDLYYLKNRNPILDFKILLKTVMTVFTGSGR; from the coding sequence ATGAAATCACAAACTCAGAAGTTTTTTATGTTCCTGGGAGACTATAGTATGTTACAACTTAGTCTTCTTGTTACCATATTTATTAGATATGGTAACAGCTTTACGAATTTAGTTTGGTGGCAACACATAGTATCATTCACTTGGTTATTTATTGTATGGTGTATCGTGTTTTATGCTTGGGATTTGTACAGTCTTATACGAAAATGGAGTCATAAAAATTATTTTTTTGCCATAGTGATGAACGTTTTCATATCTATGGGCTTATTTTATATAGTCCCACAGTTTGGTATAACACCTAAAACAAACCTAATACTACAGTCCATTATTTTTACTGTTTTGTTCTATTTTTGGAGATTTATTTTCAACAAAGTCTTTAATTATATTGGACATATAAAAAACGTTGTTATAATAGGTGGAGATGAAAACTCTCTATTACTAGTGAAATCATTACACAAGAATCATAAACTCGGTTACAAACCTGTGGCAATTCTTCTTGATAAAGAAATAAATAAACCTGAAGAAATTATAAATAAAGGAACCGTGTTATTTAGAGATATAGAAAAATTAGAACAGTTTATTTCTCAAAATGAGATTCATACTGTTGTTATCAGTGAAAATTGGTACCAATCTATTAAAAGAAATCTATACGATTTAATTCCACAAAAAATCAATTTCTATAATATTAGTTCCTTTTGGGAAGAATATAATAGAACCATTCCCATTTATGCCACTAATGAAATATGGTTTCTGGAAAACCTAAGGGGTTCATCAAAAGAATTTTTCGAGGTAATAAAAAGATTAGAAGACATTCTATTATCGCTTATTATGCTCCCCATCATTCTTCCTCTTTCTATAATTGCCGCATTCTTGGTTAAGATTACAAGTAAAGGTCCCATTCTCTATAGTCAAATACGTATAGGTAAAGGGGGCAAAGAATACAGAATATACAAATTTAGATCTATGAAAATTGATGCAGAAAAATATGGGGCTCAATGGTCGACTAAGAACGATCCTCGAGTAACAAAAGTTGGTAGGTTTTTAAGAGCTACACGAATAGATGAATTTCCTCAATTATTCAATGTTCTCAAAGGAGATATGAGTTTAATTGGACCTAGACCGGAAAGACCTGAATTTGTAAAAGAATTAGTAAAACAGATTCCTCACTATAATCTTCGACATTTGGTCAAACCTGGCTTAACAGGTTGGGCTCAAGTAAATATGGAATATACAGATACAATTTCAGATACTGGTAGAAAGCTAGAATATGATCTTTATTATCTAAAGAACAGAAATCCTATTTTAGATTTTAAAATTTTGCTTAAAACAGTTATGACTGTCTTTACTGGAAGTGGAAGATAA